GTGAGATTAGTGCCAATCGCGAACATATACTGATTCGTAAAACGATTATTAAGAGTGGGTTCAATTGTTGTTGCGAATTGATTTGGGGGGGAGAAAAGAAAATTACGAAAGCATTCGTAGGATCTCCTCTTTCAAAAATGGAGGTATTTTTCGGGGTAGTTTTTCTTTCAGTTGTTCGGCGAATAAAGGGTCTTTTCTTTGTAGAGAAACATTTGCTAAATGGAAAATAGCATGGGGAAAGAAAGTCAACTCAGGGCGGAAAATTTGTTGTTTAGCAAATTCTATAACTTCCTCGTCATCAAAGAAGGCCAGACAAAAGCTAGCTGTTTCGTGGTCTTTAGTTACTGGGGAAGAAGCAATAAGTGCAAACAAGAAATCCTTGGAAGGGGCTCCTATTTTAGCAAGGGCAGAAGCAACTTCATCGTCGTACCCCGACGTTTGCGGGCTTCCTATCATTTCGAAAAGAGGACGTATAGCTAAAGGGCTTCGTATGTGGCCTAGGCATTCTATTAGTCGAAGAGGGGCAAGGCTAAATCCTGGCGACAAGGGATGAAACAAATCGAAAGTATTCAACAGGTTTATAATTTCAGGGACTATGGCCTCGCCTTCCTCTATGACGGCATCTCTGTCAAACGAAGATGTAGTGAAGGGGGCTGTCAGAACCAGAGTAGCAATTTTCCCTTTTTGTGAATCTGGATCACAATCTTCCAGAAATTCATAGGCGGCTTTAGCTTTCTGTATTTCTTCCATATCCTTCTCGGATAGCAACACTTCTACAAGGTTCACTTCATTAGAAGCTTCTATATTTGCTAGGTATTCAATATCTTTGACCGAAATATCTGGATCTGTTCCTAAGAAATCTTCATCTTCATAGCAAGCTTTCATATCATCGAAACTTCCTGAAAAGTGAACTTCTCTCAGAAGAACAATTTTTTTGAATTGTTCATCTGTTACGTCAAAACCTGATTCGTAGTAAAAAGAGTCTTTCATAAAAAGAGATTTATTTATTTATTCAAAAGATCAAACACCGCGTCAGCGTTATAACTGGAGCGAACGAAAGGCCCTGCATACACGAAAAGTCCCAAACTTTCTCCATAAGAGCGGTAATAATCATAAGTCTCAGGAGTAACATATTCTTTAACAGGGATCTTCAATCTATTAGGTTGCAGATACTGCCCAATGGTAACAATTTTTACTCCAACTTCAGCAAGATGTCTTAATGTTTGACGAACTTCAGGTTCCGTTTCCCCCAGGCCTACCATGATACCAGATTTGATCCATAATGAGGAGTCAAACTTGGCTGCAACTTCCAGCATTTTGAGAGAACGTCCATAGGTAGCTTTATGACGAACCAATGGGGATAAACGCTCTACAGTTTCTACATTATGATTGAAGATATCTAGTTCGGTTTTGAGAAGATGGTGAAGGGCAGGGACGCTACCTTGGAAATCAGAAGAAAGAACTTCTATAGAAACTTGAGGTGAATCCTGTCGCACGGTTTCTACAATCTTGGCAAGCATGGATGCTCCGCCATCTTCTAGATCATCGCGAGAAACCATTGTTATGACAACATGACGTAAGTTCAATTCTTTGACAGAGTTAGATATTTTTTTAGGTTCTTCAAGATCTAAGGGAGGTGGCGTGGTTGAATAATCTATGTTGCAAAATCCACATTTCCTCGTGCAAACGCTTCCTAAAGCTAGATAAGTTGCGGTCTTCCTTGACCAACAAGAGGTTCGGTTGGGACAGAGAGCCTCTTCACAAACAGTGGCAAGACCCTTTTTGTTGATAGAACCTTGAGTTTTTTGAAACACAGTATTCAGGGGCAAAGGTTTCCTCAGCCATGCAGGGAATCTTTCTGCCGGGCGGACTCTCTTTTTTTTAGAAATAGAGGGTTTGTCTGGCTTGCAGGGAATGTCTCGGGGGGAGGTGCCCATAGAATACTCGTTTACTTAGGTGGCATATGCAAAGGGTCACCATCTGCTAGAAGAGCCGCTTCCATCCAAATTTCAGACAAAGTAGGGTGAGCATGGACAGTTTCATAAATACATGACAATGTCAGCTCATTGCGGATGGCCAAAGCCATCTCTCCTATGAGGGAAGAGGCATGAGGGCCCACAATGTAAGCCCCTAACACCTGACCAGTTTCGGTATCGCTAACGATGGAAGCGAACCCGTCGGCATCTATCATGGCAACAGCTTTACCTATAGCTCGGAAAGGAAAAGTAGTTAATTTTGCAGAAAACCCCTGACTTTGAGCTTGTTCTAAAGATAAACCGACCGAAGCAACTTCAGGAGAGGTGAATATGACAGAAGGAATAGCAGAGTAATCCATAATGGTATTCTTTCCTGCAGCATTTTCTGCAGCAATAATGCCTTGATGAGAAGCTACGTGAGCCAGCATCCATTTCGCCGTAATATCTCCAATAGCAAAGATATTGGGAACATTAGTGC
This sequence is a window from Chlamydiifrater volucris. Protein-coding genes within it:
- the lipA gene encoding lipoyl synthase; its protein translation is MGTSPRDIPCKPDKPSISKKKRVRPAERFPAWLRKPLPLNTVFQKTQGSINKKGLATVCEEALCPNRTSCWSRKTATYLALGSVCTRKCGFCNIDYSTTPPPLDLEEPKKISNSVKELNLRHVVITMVSRDDLEDGGASMLAKIVETVRQDSPQVSIEVLSSDFQGSVPALHHLLKTELDIFNHNVETVERLSPLVRHKATYGRSLKMLEVAAKFDSSLWIKSGIMVGLGETEPEVRQTLRHLAEVGVKIVTIGQYLQPNRLKIPVKEYVTPETYDYYRSYGESLGLFVYAGPFVRSSYNADAVFDLLNK